The following proteins come from a genomic window of Gossypium raimondii isolate GPD5lz chromosome 5, ASM2569854v1, whole genome shotgun sequence:
- the LOC105769589 gene encoding uncharacterized protein LOC105769589 isoform X2 — protein MHLFSILAKTIVSESQKRLPTEDKSGAGIRIHDNNGGEESAAVRFEGEVSLGDLIWLKLLGKTWWPAVVVDERSVSKSSKPGKKSKGEVLVRLYGSHEYSYADPMKYRSEFKTILEQNNGSYYDILEKGLEQFRSRLKSSKPKGQGSKATANTRAEEKETAKKKNPQRKGSNVEEKASKKLKRKSPSTDKQGKKKANEQEGPLKKQKKNNQTVEPNSRSAKAKPKSSTSKEQKKSKASKQGKEQKKPKRNKPNSIDTKSRTSKEKKLLEETDDQSSEGSSPGESPKSGARRTRVMQGLGLIAPPGSPFHKNGLI, from the exons ATGCACCTATTTTCCATCTTAGCTAAGACG ATTGTGTCTGAGTCACAAAAAAGACTACCTACAGAAGATAAAAGTGGTGCTGGTATCAGAATTCATGATAACAATGGAGGAGAGGAATCCGCAGCCGTGCGATTTGAAGGGGAAGTGTCACTGGGAGATTTAATATGGCTCAAACTCCTTGGGAAAACATGGTGGCCTGCAGTG GTTGTTGATGAGAGAAGTGTTAGTAAGAGCAGTAAACCTGGAAAAAAATCAAAGGGGGAGGTGCTTGTGCGTCTATACGGGAGCCATGAGTA CTCATATGCAGACCCTATGAAATATCGTTCCGAGTTTAAAACG ATTCTAGAGCAGAATAACGGTAGTTATTACGACATTCTTGAAAAAGGTTTGGAGCAG TTTCGCTCTCGCCTGAAATCTAGTAAACCAAAGGGGCAAGGATCTAAGGCTACAG CAAACACAAGAGCTGAAGAGAAAGAGAccgcaaaaaagaaaaatccccAGCGAAAAGGATCGAATGTCGAGGAGAAAGCTAGTAAGAAACTCAAGCGAAAGAGCCCTAGTACCGATAAACAGGGTAAGAAAAAAGCCAATGAGCAAGAGGGGCCcctaaagaaacaaaagaaaaataaccaAACTGTGGAGCCAAATAGTCGAAGTGCCAAGGCAAAGCCTAAAAGTTCAACTTCCAAGGAACAGAAAAAGAGCAAAGCTTCGAAGCAAGGCAAGGAACAGAAAAAGCCGAAGCGAAATAAGCCGAACTCCATTGACACAAAGAGCAGAACATCCAAAGAGAAAAAGCTGTTAGAGGAGACTGATGACCAAAGTTCT GAAGGATCTTCACCCGGAGAATCTCCCAAGTCCGGCGCTCGACGAACTAGAGTGATGCAAGGTTTGGGTTTGATCGCACCTCCCGGTTCACCATTCCATAAGAATGGACTCATATAA
- the LOC105769589 gene encoding uncharacterized protein LOC105769589 isoform X1: MHLFSILAKTIVSESQKRLPTEDKSGAGIRIHDNNGGEESAAVRFEGEVSLGDLIWLKLLGKTWWPAVVVDERSVSKSSKPGKKSKGEVLVRLYGSHEYSYADPMKYRSEFKTILEQNNGSYYDILEKGLEQFRSRLKSSKPKGQGSKATDLYCGLANTRAEEKETAKKKNPQRKGSNVEEKASKKLKRKSPSTDKQGKKKANEQEGPLKKQKKNNQTVEPNSRSAKAKPKSSTSKEQKKSKASKQGKEQKKPKRNKPNSIDTKSRTSKEKKLLEETDDQSSEGSSPGESPKSGARRTRVMQGLGLIAPPGSPFHKNGLI; encoded by the exons ATGCACCTATTTTCCATCTTAGCTAAGACG ATTGTGTCTGAGTCACAAAAAAGACTACCTACAGAAGATAAAAGTGGTGCTGGTATCAGAATTCATGATAACAATGGAGGAGAGGAATCCGCAGCCGTGCGATTTGAAGGGGAAGTGTCACTGGGAGATTTAATATGGCTCAAACTCCTTGGGAAAACATGGTGGCCTGCAGTG GTTGTTGATGAGAGAAGTGTTAGTAAGAGCAGTAAACCTGGAAAAAAATCAAAGGGGGAGGTGCTTGTGCGTCTATACGGGAGCCATGAGTA CTCATATGCAGACCCTATGAAATATCGTTCCGAGTTTAAAACG ATTCTAGAGCAGAATAACGGTAGTTATTACGACATTCTTGAAAAAGGTTTGGAGCAG TTTCGCTCTCGCCTGAAATCTAGTAAACCAAAGGGGCAAGGATCTAAGGCTACAG ATTTATATTGTGGATTAGCAAACACAAGAGCTGAAGAGAAAGAGAccgcaaaaaagaaaaatccccAGCGAAAAGGATCGAATGTCGAGGAGAAAGCTAGTAAGAAACTCAAGCGAAAGAGCCCTAGTACCGATAAACAGGGTAAGAAAAAAGCCAATGAGCAAGAGGGGCCcctaaagaaacaaaagaaaaataaccaAACTGTGGAGCCAAATAGTCGAAGTGCCAAGGCAAAGCCTAAAAGTTCAACTTCCAAGGAACAGAAAAAGAGCAAAGCTTCGAAGCAAGGCAAGGAACAGAAAAAGCCGAAGCGAAATAAGCCGAACTCCATTGACACAAAGAGCAGAACATCCAAAGAGAAAAAGCTGTTAGAGGAGACTGATGACCAAAGTTCT GAAGGATCTTCACCCGGAGAATCTCCCAAGTCCGGCGCTCGACGAACTAGAGTGATGCAAGGTTTGGGTTTGATCGCACCTCCCGGTTCACCATTCCATAAGAATGGACTCATATAA
- the LOC105771312 gene encoding transcription factor bHLH30 — translation MFPVKSFSGVENNNSPVMLMEGEDSLKDLSERKTMEACKSHKEAERRRRQRINAHFSTLRSVLPNTTKTDKASLLAEVVHHVRELKRQVEDVGRRDRDGCCSNSRPELDTSWPFPGECDEATLSFCDEGGKLLKATICCEDRPGLNHDLSRVIRLVQAKVVRAEMTTVGGRTKSVVVMQWSGDEEQVGPLKRALKDVVENRVSRLAQGTGSKRARVFGSNSETGHGFLVG, via the exons ATGTTTCCTGTGAAAAGTTTCAGTGGGGTTGAGAATAACAACAGCCCGGTCATGTTAATGGAGGGTGAAGATTCCCTTAAGGATTTATCAGAGAGAAAAACAATGGAAGCCTGTAAGAGTCACAAGGAAGCTGAAAGGAGGCGCAGGCAACGTATCAATGCCCATTTCTCCACTCTCCGCTCTGTCCTCCCCAACACCACTAAG ACGGATAAGGCGTCGTTACTGGCGGAGGTTGTTCATCACGTGAGGGAGCTAAAGAGGCAAGTGGAAGACGTAGGGCGGCGCGACCGCGACGGTTGTTGTAGTAACAGCCGACCGGAGCTCGACACGTCGTGGCCGTTTCCTGGGGAATGTGACGAGGCGACGTTGAGCTTTTGTGACGAAGGAGGGAAGTTGTTAAAAGCGACGATTTGCTGCGAGGATAGGCCGGGTTTGAACCACGATTTGAGCCGGGTGATCAGGTTGGTCCAGGCTAAGGTGGTTCGAGCTGAGATGACGACGGTTGGTGGGCGGACCAAGAGCGTCGTGGTGATGCAATGGAGCGGCGATGAGGAGCAAGTTGGACCGTTGAAACGGGCTTTGAAGGATGTGGTGGAGAACCGGGTTTCTAGGTTGGCCCAAGGGACGGGAAGTAAACGGGCTCGGGTTTTTGGGTCGAATAGTGAAACTGGACATGGGTTTTTGGTAGGTTGA
- the LOC105769543 gene encoding beta carbonic anhydrase 5, chloroplastic yields the protein MAWLIRFKARSLASATRPLRDTLDSYRCSQSHFSGFTTDDSVRSFPRKWLCSKAMRLNDVDDIQSRSSSSPEITRRPSVSASSNSLGVGLQEVTGSKLNLFDELKQRFLSFKHHKYLEELEHFETLKEAQTPKFMVIACADSRVCPSTILGFRPGEAFMIRNVANLVPPLQKGPSETNAALEFAVKTLQVENILIIGHSCCGGIQTLMSMQDNSDSSFIKTWVTNGKNAKLTTESAANHLSFDQQCRLCEKESINMSLMNLLTYPWIKEKVKKEMLFVHGGYYDFLNCTFEKWTLDFKGGSDEEKGRFFVKDQQLWC from the exons ATGGCCTGGTTGATCC GCTTTAAAGCTCGATCGCTTGCATCGGCGACAAGGCCACTACGCGATACCCTCGATTCTTATCGCTGCTCACAGTCTCATTTCTCTGGGTTTACTACCGATGACTCTGTTCGCAGTTTCCCGAGGAAATGGCTTTGTTCAAAAGCG ATGAGATTGAATGATGTGGACGACATACAATCAAGGTCATCGTCTTCACCGGAGATCACTAG GAGGCCCTCGGTTTCTGCTTCAAGCAATTCCCTAGGTGTAGGACTACAAGAAGTTACAGGCTCCAAATTGAACCTGTTTGATGAATTGAAACAGAGGTTTCTGAGTTttaaacatcacaaatattt GGAAGAATTGGAGCATTTTGAAACCCTTAAAGAAGCTCAAACACCCAAG TTTATGGTGATTGCTTGTGCAGATTCCAGGGTGTGTCCTTCTACAATCCTTGGGTTTCGACCAGGGGAAGCCTTCATGATTCGAAATGTAGCTAATCTTGTTCCTCCACTCCag AAGGGACCTTCAGAAACTAACGCTGCCCTTGAATTTGCAGTAAAAACTCTTCAA gttgaaaacatattaattattgGTCACAGTTGCTGCGGAGGAATTCAGACCCTTATGAGCATGCAAGATAATAGTGACTCCAG TTTTATCAAAACTTGGGTTACTAATGGGAAAAATGCAAAGTTAACAACAGAATCTGCCGCAAACCACCTTAGCTTCGATCAACAATGCCGTCTCTGTGAGAAA GAATCCATAAATATGTCGCTAATGAACTTGCTAACATATCCCTGGATAAAAGAGAAGGTGAAGAAAGAGATGCTGTTTGTTCATGGAGGATACTATGATTTTCTCAACTGTACATTTGAGAAGTGGACGCTTGATTTCAAGGGAGGCAGTGATGAAGAAAAGGGAAGGTTCTTCGTCAAAGATCAACAACTTTGGTGCTGA
- the LOC105769542 gene encoding AP-4 complex subunit mu, whose product MISQFFVLSQRGDNIVFRDYRGEVAKGSAEIFFRKVKFWKEDGQEEAPPVFNVDGVNYFHVKVVGLLFVATTRVNVSPSLVLELLQRIARVIKDYLGVLSEDSLRKNFVLVYELLDEVIDFGYVQTTSTEVLKSYVFNEPIVVDAARLQPLGPAAIFMQGTKRMPGTAVTKSVVANEPGGRKREEIFVDIIEKISVTFSSSGYILTSEIDGTIQMKSYLSGNPEIRLALNEDLSIGRGGGTIYDYRSSSGSGAVILDDCNFHESVRLDSFDMDRTLSLVPPDGEFPVMNYRMTQEFKPPFRINCLIEEAGQLKAEVIIKVRAEFPSNITANTIAVQMPLPKYTTRASFELEPGAVGQRTDFKEANKKLEWGLKKIVGGSEHTLRAKLTFSQESHANLTKEAGPVSMTFTIPMYNVSRLQVKYLQIAKKSSSYNPYRWVRYVTQANSYVARI is encoded by the exons ATGATCTCTCAGTTTTTCGTGCTCTCTCAGCGAGGCGATAACATAGTTTTTCGCGATT ATCGGGGTGAAGTAGCGAAAGGAAGTGCAGAGATTTTCTTCCGGAAAGTTAAGTTCTGGAAAGAGGATGGACAAGAGGAGGCACCCCCTGTCTTT AATGTGGATGGTGTGAACTACTTCCATGTGAAGGTTGTTGGGCTCTTGTTTGTTGCAACCACAAGGGTTAATGTATCGCCATCTCTTGTCCTGGAACTTCTGCAAAGGATTGCTCGTGTCATTAAAGATTATTTAGGGGTTCTAAGTGAAGATTCATTGCGGAAAAACTTTGTTCTTGTATATGAACTGCTTGATGAAGTCATT GACTTTGGTTATGTGCAAACAACATCTACTGAAGTTTTGAAGTCCTATGTTTTTAATGAGCCAATTGTGGTTGATGCTGCACGTTTGCAACCTCTTGGCCCTGCTGCCATCTTTATG CAAGGAACCAAAAGAATGCCTGGCACAGCAGTTACGAAGTCTGTTGTAGCAAATGAGCCTGGAGGCCGGAAGAGAGAGGAAATTTTTGTGGATATAATTGAGAAAATCAGTGTCACATTTAGCTCTAGT GGGTATATACTGACTTCCGAGATTGATGGCACTATTCAAATGAAAAGTTATTTGTCAGGAAATCCAGAAATTCGACTAGCTCTTAATGAAGATCTGAGCATAGGAAGAGGAGGGGGAACAATCTATG ATTATAGGAGTTCATCTGGTTCAGGCGCTGTGATACTCGATGATTGTAATTTTCATGAATCAGTGCGTCTTGATAGTTTTGACATGGACAGGACTCTATCTCTG GTACCACCAGATGGTGAATTTCCTGTCATGAACTACCGAATGACGCAGGAATTTAAGCCTCCTTTCcgtattaattgtttaattgaagAAGCAGGACAGCTTAAA gctGAAGTTATTATTAAAGTACGTGCGGAGTTCCCTTCAAACATTACTGCAAACACAATTGCTGTACAAATGCCACTTCCTAAATATACTACTAg AGCTAGTTTTGAGTTGGAACCTGGAGCTGTTGGACAAAGAACTGATTTCAAAGAAGCTAACAAGAAACTTGAATGGGGATTGAAGAAG ATCGTGGGTGGATCTGAACATACACTTCGTGCAAAGCTGACATTTTCACAGGAATCACATG CAAACCTCACAAAGGAAGCTGGTCCAGTTAGCATGACTTTCACAATACCAATGTATAATGTTTCAAGGCTTCAG GTGAAATACTTGCAGATAGCAAAGAAATCCAGCTCCTATAATCCATATCGATGGGTGAGATATGTCACTCAGGCCAATTCGTATGTTGCTCGAATATGA